Genomic window (bacterium (Candidatus Blackallbacteria) CG13_big_fil_rev_8_21_14_2_50_49_14):
GATCTCTATCAAGTTCACACGGCAGCAAATGGACAAGAGGGTATTCAAGCCTATGAAACACTCAAACCTGATTTGGTTCTTTGCGATGTCATGCTGCCAGATATTCTGGGCCTGGATATCTGCCGTACAATTAAACAAAAAAACCCCTGTCAACTTTTTGTCTTTATGACCAGTCTGGGAGATGAAACCGATCAGGTAGTGGGCCTGGAACTGGGAGCCGATGACTATCTTGTAAAACCCTTTAAAATCAAAACATTTCGCGCAAAGATCCATTCACTGCTGCGTCGTTTGAAACAGATCTCCGCTCCCTCACAACAGATTCATTCTCCCCCCATTATCCAAAACAACCTGAGAATAGATACTTCAAGTTATAAGGCCTGCCTCTCAGGTCAAGAACTCAGCCTCACCCATAAAGAATTTGAAGTGCTGGCTTGGTTGGCAGCACACCCAGGTCAGCTCTTTACCCGCCAGCAACTGCTTGAACAACTCTGGCAGGAAGACCTCGATGTCAATGACAGAGCGGTTGATGCCTTAATCAGACGTCTGCGCGAAAAGCTTGGCGACTCGGTCTCTGAGGTACAGTTTATTGAAACGGTACGTGGCATGGGCTATCGTTTTAAGCAAAACCAGCTTTAGTCAAGGCTTTCAGCCCTTCCTGACACTTACTCAAAATCTATTTAAAAAATCATCCTTTTATCACAGGTCTATCACCATCCAGGCATCAGTCTGTCATTTTGGAGTTTTAAACTAAAAGCATAAAGAAAGAGACCAAGAGCCCAAATCCCTCAAGGCCCCTTCCCAAAACAGACCAAGGAGAATCGAAAAATGAAAGCTTCAACCCCTCTTAAAACTCTCGCGACATCCTTCTTTGCCTTGAGCTTGGTTGTGGCCTGTGCTACACCCACCCCAGCCCCTGTTTCAGTTTCATCCGTACTGCAACAAGGGATACAAGAAACCAGCATGAACGTACAGAAAGCCTTGGCCCAACCTACGATCATTGATGTAGGCCGTGGCCAGATCAAAACGCCAGCCTCATTCAAGCTCACAATCAAAGCTGCTGACGGTGGCTTTGCAGTTAAAGCCAGCAGCAGTGGGACACGTAACAGCGTGGCAGCAGATATCAGCAGTTTTGATGTCTATCTGATCGACTCTGTCGCTGCTCCTTCAGGCGCAATTACGGCAGCCCATGGCCCATTCAATGTGACTGCAAGTTTAGTCACTGGGCAACAGACCATTACCTTTAACAACGTCACGACTTCTACCAATAATTACTATGTCGCCATTAAAGCAAAGGATTCTGGCGGTGGTAATATCACCAATCTCGGTTCGGGCATTACCATTGGCGGCGCCAATGTCTATGTTTCAACCACAGGCGGAGGTGGCGCAGGTGAAGTAGGCGTCGGTGCTGCCCCAACCTATACGGTCAGCAGTACCACCCAATTGGGCGTAGGCCTGACACTTTTAGATGCTTTGGGTGCCACGATTGATTCCAAGGTCACGGTAACCGATGGTTCGACAGCACCGGCCGACCCTGTTTCAGCCTCTTAAACTCTGGTCTGTGCTTCTGTTGGGGGGGCTGATAGGACTAACTTCCTGTCAGCCCCCCTCTTTGCTGAATCTGGCACCCTTCAGCCCCATTACAGAAACACAGTATGAAACAGCTCCGTCCCCTTCGGAAATGCAAATTGATACAAAAATGGCAGAGACAAGCTCAGCCCAGTTAAAGCTATTGATCAAAACGCCTTCCAAAACTTGGCAAACGCAGTCCAATACAAGTGGCAGCCCGAACGCGATGGCCTCCGAAATCGCCAGTTTTAAACTCTATCTGGTCGATTCAGGCTCAACACCCAACGGGCCGCTCACCGCCAGTTACGGCCCTTTTCAAATCTCTGCGAATTTAACCGCTGGCCAACAAAATCTTGTCTTCAATCATTTAAGAAGCTCCAACCAAGCCTATTATGTTGCCATTCTGGCCCTCGACAGTCAGGGCCAAAACCTCACCCAACTCAATTCGGCTTGCAGTATCAATGGAGAAAACGTATCGGTTTCTACTCAGGGCGGCAACGGACAAGGCCAATTGGTGGTAGGCAGTGCCCCCACGTATACTGTCAGCAGCAGTGCGGCCTTGGAAGTTTCCCTGAACCTGCGTGATGCCATAGGGGCCAGTCTGGACACTCAGTTAAGTGTCATTGATGGCAGCAGCTATCAGGCAAATGATATAGCCTATTTTCGAGCCTATCTCGTCGACAGCAATACAGGCACTCCTCAGATCAGTTATGGTCCCTTCAGTATCAATGCCAACCTTTATAACAATACACAGAGCATCAGTATTCTCAATCTTATGCCTGGCAGCTACTATGTGGCTCTGGCAGCGTTTAATGCCCAAGATACCAACCTGACAAATTCCAGTTTGCTCGTCAACGGACAAGCTGCAGCCGTCTCAACTGATGGGGGAGACGCTCCCGTTGACCCTGGAAAAATCACCATTGGCAGTGACTACAGTGTGAGCAACAGCGCTGCTCTTCAGGTTCAACTGAATTTACTTTAAAAAACCAATCCAGTTGACAGTCTTCAGGCTTGCATCGGATAATAAAGCGTATGAAATACACAGCCCAGACTTCAAACATTTCTAACTGGCGCTGGTGGTGGAGCTCCACTGCCAGTGGCAATTCGTGTTTGGGCGAAACCACAACTTGATTTAGTCACCCCTTTTCAAGTTTTCCCCTCTCAGCCGCCACTGTGCCCCCCCACAGTGGCGGCTTTACTTTTTGGTCTGAAACATCAATAAAATGGAGAAAAAACGCAATGCAGCTTCAGCGCCTGACCCGCGAAATCCCAATGGATACCCTCACGCCGCTTTCTGCCTGGCTGCGCCTGCGCCAAACCGCCCAACCCGGTTTTCTGTTTGAAAGCGCAGGCTCAGACCTGAGCCAGGCCCGTTACAGCATTTTGGGATTTGCACCAGATGAAATTCTTACCCTGCAGGCAGGTGTTTTAAGTCGCCAAACCACCCAAGGCAGAGAAATTCTGCCCGGCCACCCGCTGGAAACCCTCAAAGCCAAACTGCAAGCTGAAAAAATGCTGACAGACCCCAGCCTGCCACCCTTTACAGGGGGCTATGTGGGCTATCTGGGCTATGACTGTGTCCAATACCTTGAAAAAATCCCTTTGCCCGCAGAGGCTTCTCCCCTGCCCGAAGCCTGTCTAATGCGTTTCGCACGCGTGCTGGTCTTTGATCATCTCAAGCGTAAAATCCTCTTGGTGGCTCACCTGCCCCTTGAAGCCAGTGCAGCCGAACTCAACCGCGCCCAGACCGATCTGCAGATTTTACAGGCCCAATTGCGCCATCCCGTGGCCGCCGAAGCCCTGCTTGAACTGCCCGACCCGCCCCCGGCAGAGCCCCCCTTGGGGCGCATGGGTGAAGCCGCCTTCTGCGAAAAAGTCAGCCAGCTTCAGGAAGCGATTGCAGAAGGTGAAATTTTTCAGGCTGTTCTCTCAGAACAATTTCGCACCCCCCTGGAAGGAGACCCCTTCACTCTCTACCGCATTCTGCGCAGTTTGAACCCCTCGCCCTATCTCTACTATTTGGATATGGGCGGCCCCGTCTTATTGGGCACCTCCCCCGAAATGCTGGTAAAATCCAACGGCAGCGAAGCTGCCACCTGCCCGATTGCAGGCACCCGCCGCCGAGGCCATACCCCCGCTGAAGACCAAGCCCTGGCACAGGAATTAATCGCCGATGAAAAAGAGCGGGCCGAACACCTGATGCTGGTCGATTTGGGCCGCAACGATCTGGGCCGGGTTTCTCAGCCTGGCAGCGTAGAAGTCAGTCGCTATATGGAACTTGAGTATTTTTCCCATGTCATGCATTTGGTCTCGCTGGTCGAAGGCCAACTGGCCGAAGGCAAAACAGCCCTGGATGCACTTTTTGCCTGTTTTCCGGCAGGCACCCTTTCTGGCGCCCCCAAAATTCGGGCCATGGAACTGCTCGGCCAACTGGAACCCGTGCGCCGGGGTTGGTATGGGGGAGCCGTCTTTTATCACGGCTTTGAAGGACAACTCGATGCCTGCATCACGATTCGCAGTCTGGCCATTCACCAGGGAGAAGCCATTCTCCAGGCGGGTGCGGGCGTGGTCGCAGATTCCATTCCCCGCCAGGAATATTTAGAAGTGCGCAACAAAGCCCGTGTCCTCTTTCAGGCCCTGCAAAGCGCCAATGCCCTGGCCACTCAAACCCCCACAGGAGCTATGGCATGATTCTGATCATCGACAACTATGACTCTTTTGTATATAACCTTTACCAAGCCCTGGCGGGTGCAGGCGCAGACTGTCAGGTTGTGCGCAACGACGCCCTGCGTGTAACAGAAGTTCTTGAACTGGCTCCCCAGGCCGTGGTGCTTTCCCCCGGCCCCGGCCGGCCGGAGCAGGCCGGCATTTGCCTGGAGCTGATCACGGCCATAGCAGGACGTTTTCCCCTGCTCGGTGTCTGTTTAGGCCACCAATCCATCGCCCAGGCCTTTGGCGGAAAAATTGTACGCACCCAAGCCCTGCATGGCAAAACCTCAGCCATTCAGCACCAGCAGCAGGGGCTTTTCGCGGGCCTTCCTTCTCCCATGCAGGTTGCCCGCTACCACTCTCTGATGGCTGAGCGCGAAAGTCTGCCTGACTGCCTCGAAATTACCGCAGAAAGCGAAGAGGGCCTGATCATGGGCTTGCGCCACCGCAGCCTGCCGATTGAAGGGGTACAGTTTCACCCCGAATCGATCGCCACGCCGGAAGGCCCCCGCCTGTTGAAAAATTTTCTCAAAACTTTGGAGGTTTTGGTATGAAAACAGTACTGGAAACGCTTTTTGCAGGAGCCCCCCTGGGCGTCAATGAAGCAGAAGCGGTACTCGACCGGATTCTCAATGGGGAGGTGCCGGCTGAAGTCACAGGCGCACTCTTGGCGGCGCTGCGTATGCGTGGCGAAACACCGGCTGAAATTACAGGCTTTGCACGGGCCTTGCGGGCCCGGATGCAAAGAGTCGAAACCCATGAAGAATTGACACTGGACACCTGCGGAACAGGGGGCGACGGCGGGCTGACCTTCAATGTTTCCACAGCCGT
Coding sequences:
- a CDS encoding anthranilate synthase component I is translated as MQLQRLTREIPMDTLTPLSAWLRLRQTAQPGFLFESAGSDLSQARYSILGFAPDEILTLQAGVLSRQTTQGREILPGHPLETLKAKLQAEKMLTDPSLPPFTGGYVGYLGYDCVQYLEKIPLPAEASPLPEACLMRFARVLVFDHLKRKILLVAHLPLEASAAELNRAQTDLQILQAQLRHPVAAEALLELPDPPPAEPPLGRMGEAAFCEKVSQLQEAIAEGEIFQAVLSEQFRTPLEGDPFTLYRILRSLNPSPYLYYLDMGGPVLLGTSPEMLVKSNGSEAATCPIAGTRRRGHTPAEDQALAQELIADEKERAEHLMLVDLGRNDLGRVSQPGSVEVSRYMELEYFSHVMHLVSLVEGQLAEGKTALDALFACFPAGTLSGAPKIRAMELLGQLEPVRRGWYGGAVFYHGFEGQLDACITIRSLAIHQGEAILQAGAGVVADSIPRQEYLEVRNKARVLFQALQSANALATQTPTGAMA
- a CDS encoding aminodeoxychorismate/anthranilate synthase component II encodes the protein MILIIDNYDSFVYNLYQALAGAGADCQVVRNDALRVTEVLELAPQAVVLSPGPGRPEQAGICLELITAIAGRFPLLGVCLGHQSIAQAFGGKIVRTQALHGKTSAIQHQQQGLFAGLPSPMQVARYHSLMAERESLPDCLEITAESEEGLIMGLRHRSLPIEGVQFHPESIATPEGPRLLKNFLKTLEVLV
- a CDS encoding DNA-binding response regulator, producing MHMPKSHHPIILLIDDDPQILKTVQEVLSLDLYQVHTAANGQEGIQAYETLKPDLVLCDVMLPDILGLDICRTIKQKNPCQLFVFMTSLGDETDQVVGLELGADDYLVKPFKIKTFRAKIHSLLRRLKQISAPSQQIHSPPIIQNNLRIDTSSYKACLSGQELSLTHKEFEVLAWLAAHPGQLFTRQQLLEQLWQEDLDVNDRAVDALIRRLREKLGDSVSEVQFIETVRGMGYRFKQNQL